One window of Macrococcus sp. 19Msa1099 genomic DNA carries:
- a CDS encoding glucose PTS transporter subunit EIIB, producing the protein MFKFAIIKWNLKTPGREVEDVVISGTVENTTDSKELLEAIIVAVGGKDNIEKVDACFTRLRITLKEPSKIESSTHFTEKLGANGVVNVPSGIQIIYGNKAAVYKTEMRELLEME; encoded by the coding sequence ATTTTTAAATTTGCTATTATTAAATGGAATTTAAAAACTCCAGGTAGAGAAGTAGAGGATGTTGTTATTTCTGGTACTGTTGAAAATACTACAGATTCTAAAGAGCTTTTAGAAGCGATCATTGTTGCTGTCGGTGGTAAAGATAATATTGAAAAAGTAGATGCTTGTTTTACACGTTTGAGAATAACTTTAAAAGAGCCAAGTAAAATTGAATCAAGTACTCATTTCACGGAAAAACTAGGGGCAAATGGTGTTGTTAATGTTCCATCTGGTATTCAAATTATTTATGGTAATAAAGCAGCAGTCTATAAGACAGAAATGAGAGAATTACTAGAAATGGAGTAA
- a CDS encoding PTS glucose transporter subunit IIA has product MNTGVFVPITEVKDDVFSQKMLGDGFAIRPNIKEVYSPISGRSI; this is encoded by the coding sequence ATAAATACAGGGGTATTTGTTCCAATTACAGAGGTGAAAGATGATGTGTTTTCTCAGAAAATGTTAGGGGATGGTTTTGCTATTAGACCTAATATAAAAGAGGTATATTCACCGATTAGTGGTAGAAGCATTTAG
- a CDS encoding transposase: MFILNKKHDLDFKLKLIKEYKEGNIGYDSLSNKYDIDLSQLKTWTYQFDTFGIDGLISSMTRKKYSTDEKLRIIQYRITNQLSYKETARIFDITNPTLIAQWQMKYNQYGILGLESKPKGRASKTMKNKKVDNTSLNESERQELIRLREENRRLEIAIALEKKLQSLARKNQTKK; this comes from the coding sequence GTGTTTATTTTGAATAAAAAGCATGATCTTGATTTTAAATTAAAACTAATCAAAGAATATAAAGAAGGAAATATTGGTTATGATTCATTAAGTAACAAATATGATATCGATCTTTCACAACTAAAAACATGGACTTACCAATTTGATACCTTCGGTATTGACGGTCTTATATCCAGTATGACCAGAAAGAAATATTCAACAGATGAAAAATTAAGAATCATTCAGTATAGAATTACTAATCAACTTTCATATAAAGAAACTGCTAGAATCTTTGATATTACTAATCCTACTTTAATAGCTCAGTGGCAGATGAAATACAATCAATATGGTATCCTAGGTTTAGAATCAAAACCGAAGGGTCGTGCGTCTAAAACTATGAAAAATAAAAAGGTTGATAACACTAGTTTAAACGAAAGTGAACGACAAGAATTAATACGCTTACGTGAGGAAAACAGGAGATTAGAAATCGCAATTGCTCTCGAAAAAAAGTTACAATCCTTAGCTCGAAAAAATCAAACAAAGAAATAG
- a CDS encoding heavy metal translocating P-type ATPase: METTKEQHSQEKEKHNHDHDHNHGKMPIILYFIGLALAIVALFLSGEYQLTKNIMFSLATISAGYHVIVLEGLGETIENTKANNKFTPNSHILMGLAAIGASAIGNFWEGTLLILIFSGAHFLEDYAEGRSRREITKLLEMNPTTARLILPDGNTKIVDVSELTVGDQLQVLNGDQVPIDGVILSGSTSIDESSINGESIPNEKTKGDTVFGSTINGTGTFTMEVTKENEDTVFSKILQLVNQNQDNQTKAASIIQKFEPKYVTVVLIAIPLFVLLAPVLLDWTWSQSIYRGLVLLVAASPCALAAATVSVTLSTTSNLAKKGVLSKGSSYLSQLADTQAIAFDKTGTLTKGKPEVTNYYFADSVNEENIIDIVVALEKESNHPLADAILRKFEQKNKLTIEVENQIGKGLTGDYNGRNYRIGKPTSFDNVENEYIRLNKEWASEGKTVVYVAEDENVIGLIALMDIPSEHAKETINYFKEHGIHTTLITGDSEMTGKAVAEQLGIDEVIANVMPEDKSRIIDEQKEKYGVTAMVGDGVNDAPALVNADVGIAMGEGTDVAVEVSDLVLMQNNLSKLVQSHNIATKMNRVIWQNIFFSMAVVVFLIIASFLGLTDIAISVFLHEGSTLVVILNGLRLLKSN, encoded by the coding sequence ATGGAAACTACCAAAGAGCAACATTCACAGGAAAAAGAGAAACATAACCACGACCATGATCACAATCACGGGAAGATGCCTATTATTCTATACTTTATTGGTTTGGCATTGGCAATTGTTGCATTGTTCTTAAGTGGAGAATATCAATTAACTAAAAACATCATGTTCTCACTCGCCACAATTAGTGCGGGCTATCATGTCATTGTTCTGGAAGGTCTTGGAGAGACAATTGAGAATACAAAAGCAAATAATAAGTTTACGCCTAATTCTCATATTTTAATGGGATTAGCGGCTATAGGAGCTTCAGCGATAGGGAATTTTTGGGAAGGAACGTTGTTGATTCTCATTTTTTCAGGCGCACATTTCCTGGAAGATTACGCTGAAGGAAGAAGTAGACGAGAAATAACGAAATTACTCGAAATGAACCCAACAACTGCTCGGTTAATTTTGCCTGATGGGAATACAAAGATTGTTGACGTCAGTGAATTAACAGTTGGGGACCAACTTCAAGTACTAAACGGTGACCAAGTACCCATTGATGGAGTCATTTTATCTGGCTCTACTTCCATTGATGAATCGTCTATTAATGGTGAAAGTATACCCAATGAAAAAACAAAAGGAGATACCGTTTTTGGGAGTACGATTAATGGGACAGGCACATTTACAATGGAAGTCACCAAAGAAAACGAAGATACAGTATTTTCAAAAATTTTACAATTAGTGAACCAGAACCAAGATAATCAAACAAAAGCTGCGAGTATTATCCAAAAATTCGAACCGAAATACGTCACAGTTGTTTTAATTGCCATTCCCCTGTTCGTGTTATTGGCTCCTGTTCTACTTGATTGGACATGGTCACAAAGTATTTATAGGGGATTGGTTCTTTTAGTTGCAGCTTCACCCTGTGCTTTAGCAGCAGCTACCGTATCGGTAACCTTATCAACAACCTCTAACCTGGCCAAAAAAGGTGTCCTTTCAAAAGGTAGTTCTTATCTGTCTCAATTAGCTGATACTCAAGCAATTGCGTTTGATAAGACGGGAACTTTGACCAAAGGAAAACCAGAAGTAACCAATTATTATTTTGCCGATTCTGTGAATGAAGAAAATATTATTGATATCGTAGTGGCTCTTGAAAAAGAATCCAATCACCCTTTAGCAGATGCCATTCTAAGAAAGTTTGAACAAAAAAATAAGCTTACCATTGAAGTAGAAAATCAGATTGGTAAAGGGTTGACGGGAGATTATAACGGAAGAAATTATCGGATTGGAAAACCAACTTCGTTTGACAATGTTGAAAATGAATATATTCGTTTAAATAAGGAATGGGCATCAGAAGGTAAGACAGTCGTATACGTAGCAGAAGATGAGAATGTCATTGGACTTATAGCTCTCATGGACATTCCAAGTGAACATGCAAAAGAAACTATTAATTACTTTAAAGAACACGGCATACACACCACTTTAATTACTGGTGACTCAGAAATGACAGGAAAAGCAGTTGCAGAACAATTAGGAATAGATGAAGTAATCGCGAATGTCATGCCAGAAGATAAATCTCGAATTATTGACGAGCAAAAAGAGAAATACGGCGTAACAGCAATGGTGGGTGATGGTGTAAATGATGCCCCTGCCCTTGTTAATGCAGATGTAGGTATTGCCATGGGGGAAGGAACAGATGTAGCAGTAGAAGTGTCTGATTTGGTTTTAATGCAGAATAATTTATCCAAATTGGTACAATCTCATAATATTGCAACCAAAATGAATCGTGTCATTTGGCAAAATATTTTTTTCTCAATGGCCGTTGTTGTCTTTTTAATTATTGCTAGTTTCTTAGGTTTGACGGATATTGCAATTAGTGTCTTCCTTCATGAAGGAAGTACGTTGGTCGTTATTCTGAATGGACTTCGTTTATTAAAATCTAATTAA
- a CDS encoding metalloregulator ArsR/SmtB family transcription factor has translation MDTSTTSPINKEKIQSISKVFKVISDPTRLSILFLLQKEELSVGNIVLALDMEQSAISHQLKILKDSRLVKARREGKSMVYSLDDLHVFSILEQVLTHINEQEQ, from the coding sequence ATGGATACATCAACAACTTCGCCAATCAATAAAGAGAAGATCCAATCAATAAGCAAAGTATTCAAAGTGATTAGTGACCCTACACGCTTGTCAATTCTCTTTCTTTTACAGAAAGAAGAGCTCAGTGTTGGAAACATTGTGCTTGCATTGGATATGGAACAGTCCGCGATTTCACACCAACTAAAAATATTGAAAGATTCACGTTTAGTGAAGGCAAGAAGAGAAGGGAAAAGCATGGTTTACAGTCTTGATGATCTTCATGTTTTCAGTATTCTCGAACAAGTCTTAACTCATATCAATGAACAAGAACAATAA
- a CDS encoding nitric oxide synthase oxygenase, with translation MVINEAKAFITQFYKEQCFSEQLMKARIKEVEREIEETGTYTHTFEELEYGARVAWRNSNRCIGRLFWDKLKVIDNRHIESEAAFIEAIEHHIDSATNDGMIIPTITIFADANKQRINLYNDQLIRYSDDPIVRETKALIEHTGYTNFGKFLPLLYSIDGTFKTYEINPDIIKEVTITHPEHEAFNQLNLAWYAVPIISSMDLKIGGITYPLVPFNGWYMESEIASRNFLDDYRYDKMKEIAEAFGFDTTTTTSYWRDRTVVEMNYAVYHSFKQQGVSIVDHYTASRQFARFEQNEADEGRSVTGDWTWLIPPISPSIVHNFHKGYKNIYNTPNFYYKKKVGKCPFM, from the coding sequence ATGGTCATCAATGAAGCAAAAGCTTTCATTACACAATTCTATAAAGAACAGTGCTTCAGCGAACAATTAATGAAAGCACGTATTAAAGAAGTAGAAAGAGAAATAGAAGAAACAGGTACATATACACATACATTTGAAGAACTGGAATACGGCGCACGCGTTGCATGGCGTAACAGCAATCGCTGTATCGGCAGACTATTCTGGGATAAGTTGAAAGTTATAGATAACAGACATATTGAAAGTGAAGCAGCATTTATCGAAGCAATCGAACATCATATTGATAGCGCAACGAACGATGGAATGATCATACCGACAATTACAATATTTGCTGATGCAAATAAACAGCGAATAAACCTCTATAACGACCAGCTCATCCGTTATAGTGATGACCCGATTGTGCGTGAGACGAAAGCACTCATCGAACATACAGGGTATACAAATTTCGGTAAGTTCTTACCTCTTCTGTATTCGATTGATGGCACATTTAAGACATATGAAATCAACCCGGACATCATTAAAGAAGTTACTATCACACACCCGGAACACGAAGCATTCAATCAATTAAATCTCGCATGGTATGCGGTACCGATTATTTCAAGTATGGACTTAAAAATTGGCGGAATCACATACCCGCTAGTTCCATTTAATGGTTGGTATATGGAAAGCGAAATCGCAAGCAGGAACTTCCTCGATGACTACCGTTATGACAAGATGAAAGAAATCGCAGAAGCATTCGGATTCGATACGACGACAACAACAAGTTACTGGAGAGACAGAACCGTTGTAGAGATGAACTATGCGGTATATCACTCATTCAAACAGCAAGGTGTCTCAATTGTGGATCACTATACCGCAAGTAGACAATTCGCACGCTTCGAACAAAATGAAGCGGACGAAGGCAGAAGTGTAACGGGAGACTGGACTTGGCTCATACCACCGATCTCTCCATCAATCGTGCACAACTTCCATAAAGGTTATAAGAATATATACAACACCCCGAATTTCTATTACAAGAAAAAGGTTGGCAAATGCCCGTTTATGTGA
- a CDS encoding recombinase family protein produces MNGYIYGYARVSTRSQELNRQLDLLNEQNCNEILTEKMTGTKSDRPQLNRLKDKIRPGDTVIVESFSRLGRSTKDLIDLVTYFEEHKVKLVSLKENFDTSTPQGRLMMTVFQAFSQFERDLIVERTKEGLKSARARGRKGGRPRVNQRDIERAVKLYDSQEYSVKEITEMTGISKATLYRYLK; encoded by the coding sequence ATGAATGGATATATATATGGCTATGCTAGAGTGAGTACACGATCACAAGAGTTAAACCGACAACTAGATTTACTCAATGAACAAAATTGCAATGAGATCCTTACTGAAAAAATGACTGGAACAAAATCCGATCGGCCTCAGCTGAACCGACTAAAAGATAAGATACGCCCTGGAGACACAGTTATAGTGGAAAGTTTCTCGCGTCTAGGTCGTAGTACTAAAGATTTAATTGATCTCGTTACTTACTTTGAAGAGCATAAAGTGAAGCTTGTAAGTCTGAAAGAAAACTTCGATACTAGTACACCCCAAGGACGCTTAATGATGACCGTTTTCCAAGCATTCAGTCAGTTTGAGCGTGATTTGATTGTAGAGCGTACGAAAGAAGGTTTAAAAAGCGCGCGGGCTAGAGGTAGAAAAGGTGGTCGCCCACGCGTTAATCAACGAGATATTGAAAGAGCAGTGAAACTATATGACAGTCAGGAATATAGTGTAAAAGAAATTACGGAAATGACTGGTATTAGTAAAGCTACACTCTATCGATATTTAAAATAG
- a CDS encoding IS3 family transposase — translation MELRNESNYKLKEILSVAMIAKSVYHYWKLRLSVTKHKDNYLITLIKEIINKHKNRIGYRTVTDELRELGFVVNHKKVLRIMRENNLLCTKFKHRNRTYKSYKGKVGKTAKNKLNRRFVTNRPYQKLLTDVTQFNIKNGTKLYLSTIFDVCSKEIISYSISKRPTLEFVMESLLKAINVIPDLPYRTTIHSDQGWQYQHKSWVQSLKKNRIIQSMSRKGNCLDNSPMENFFGILKQEMFYGETFDSYDELEEEIIDYMEYYNLVRKKRKLKSKTPVEYRNLALMKVA, via the coding sequence ATTGAGTTAAGGAATGAATCTAACTATAAGTTAAAAGAAATATTATCAGTAGCTATGATAGCGAAAAGTGTATACCATTATTGGAAATTACGACTTAGTGTCACTAAACATAAAGACAATTATTTAATTACTTTGATTAAAGAAATCATTAACAAACATAAAAATAGGATAGGTTATCGTACAGTAACCGACGAACTAAGAGAGTTAGGTTTTGTAGTTAACCATAAAAAAGTTCTTAGAATAATGAGAGAAAATAATTTACTTTGTACAAAGTTTAAGCATAGAAATAGAACATATAAGTCGTACAAAGGGAAAGTTGGCAAAACAGCTAAGAATAAATTGAATCGCAGATTCGTAACTAATCGCCCATATCAAAAATTACTTACTGATGTAACACAATTCAACATTAAAAATGGAACTAAGCTATATCTGTCAACAATTTTTGATGTATGTTCGAAAGAGATTATTTCTTATTCAATTAGTAAGCGTCCAACATTGGAATTCGTTATGGAATCATTGTTAAAAGCAATTAATGTAATTCCAGACCTTCCCTATAGAACTACAATCCATTCCGATCAAGGGTGGCAATATCAGCATAAATCTTGGGTACAATCTTTGAAAAAGAATAGAATTATTCAAAGCATGTCTAGAAAAGGTAATTGTCTTGATAATTCTCCGATGGAGAATTTCTTTGGTATTTTAAAACAAGAAATGTTTTATGGAGAAACATTTGATTCTTATGATGAACTAGAAGAGGAGATTATTGACTATATGGAGTATTATAATTTAGTCAGAAAGAAGAGAAAATTAAAAAGCAAGACTCCTGTAGAATACAGAAATCTTGCTTTAATGAAAGTAGCTTAA